Proteins encoded within one genomic window of Halocatena marina:
- a CDS encoding NAD(P)/FAD-dependent oxidoreductase, translated as MMQIVVIGAYGSAGVAVATELADKGEVVDEEVKLTLVDDGDPGGGLCILRGCMPSKEVLSAGAHRYQARHDDRLVGSRPDVDLEHTVATKNEHISNFAAHRRSTVQELSERDNVEFIHDTAQFVDDHTIRVGEREIEADYVVIATGSTPKIPELDGIDAVEFMTSADVLDATTLPDSGIVMGFGYVGIELVPYLVEAGGMDLTVVEHDDRPLDEADPPFGDELMSIYREEFDIEILTNTHERAIESTNDGIRMLVDQDGSERTIEAEKLFVFTGRQPELAGLGLEHTALEPDDDWVTDTMQARDDERTFVVGDVNGKEPILHVAKEQGYRAAENILRHRDGRSLRPYENVTHRVIFAGLGVYPIARIGHTATSARTAGIDHTVIDRQASDDGVFLTKDAASGLARLIVSADGTVIGYQGMHLHADVMAKTMQIVVERGMDVHEIPDRAYHPTTPEIIDGLLRAAKQKL; from the coding sequence ATGATGCAGATTGTCGTCATCGGCGCATACGGCAGCGCTGGCGTCGCCGTCGCCACAGAACTCGCAGACAAGGGCGAGGTTGTAGATGAGGAGGTGAAACTCACACTGGTGGATGACGGCGATCCTGGTGGTGGTCTCTGTATCCTCCGAGGATGTATGCCGTCGAAAGAGGTGCTTTCGGCAGGTGCGCATCGATATCAAGCCCGACACGACGATCGCCTCGTCGGGTCGCGTCCCGATGTTGACCTCGAACATACCGTTGCAACGAAAAACGAGCATATCTCAAACTTCGCGGCTCATCGTCGTTCGACCGTTCAGGAGCTCTCTGAGCGCGACAATGTCGAATTCATTCACGATACTGCACAGTTCGTCGACGACCACACGATACGCGTCGGTGAACGGGAGATAGAAGCCGATTACGTCGTCATTGCAACTGGCTCGACGCCGAAGATTCCCGAACTCGATGGGATCGACGCGGTTGAATTCATGACCAGCGCTGATGTGCTCGATGCTACTACTCTTCCTGACTCGGGTATCGTCATGGGATTTGGCTACGTTGGTATCGAGCTCGTTCCATACCTTGTCGAGGCAGGCGGGATGGATCTTACTGTCGTTGAGCACGACGATCGTCCACTCGACGAGGCTGATCCTCCATTCGGTGACGAACTCATGTCCATCTACCGCGAAGAGTTCGACATTGAGATTCTCACGAACACGCACGAACGTGCTATCGAGTCGACGAACGACGGTATTCGAATGCTCGTCGATCAAGACGGTTCGGAACGAACGATTGAGGCAGAGAAGCTGTTCGTATTCACCGGTCGCCAACCTGAACTCGCCGGGCTCGGTCTCGAACACACTGCGCTCGAACCAGATGATGATTGGGTAACTGACACAATGCAGGCTCGTGACGATGAGCGAACGTTCGTTGTCGGTGATGTAAACGGTAAGGAACCCATTCTCCACGTCGCAAAAGAACAGGGATATCGAGCCGCTGAGAACATTCTCCGCCACCGAGATGGTCGCAGTCTTCGTCCATACGAGAACGTCACACACCGCGTGATTTTCGCCGGACTCGGTGTCTATCCTATCGCTCGTATTGGCCACACGGCTACTTCTGCCCGCACAGCGGGCATCGACCACACTGTTATCGATCGGCAGGCAAGCGACGATGGCGTCTTCCTCACAAAAGATGCAGCCTCAGGTCTCGCGCGGCTTATCGTCAGTGCCGATGGGACTGTGATCGGATATCAAGGAATGCATCTCCACGCGGATGTGATGGCAAAGACAATGCAGATCGTCGTCGAACGCGGTATGGATGTCCACGAGATCCCCGACCGAGCGTATCACCCGACAACTCCCGAAATCATCGACGGACTCCTCCGAGCAGCGAAGCAAAAACTGTAG
- the dacZ gene encoding diadenylate cyclase DacZ — protein MSGLGDLVSNIIGDADAVFLFSPSAANHETFVHGTDVPIVVVAEENNVDAEAFVELPIEFTNITERIRFGLEGGVDHGHIDSGTIVLCAMNLFDDSVDSLVRVRAGEFTHTGIYDLFVNSRAESSVIRNVLEVVIGLGKKGQKGKPVGALFVVGDAGKVMNKSRSLSYNPFEKSHVHVGDPIVDVMLKEFSRLDGAFVISDAGKIVSAYRYLEPSAEGVDIPKGLGTRHMAAGAITRDTNAIAIVLSESDGLVRAFSGGELIFELDPEAY, from the coding sequence ATGTCAGGGTTGGGGGATTTAGTGTCGAATATAATTGGGGACGCAGATGCTGTCTTTTTGTTCTCGCCGAGTGCTGCTAATCATGAAACGTTTGTTCATGGAACGGATGTTCCTATTGTCGTCGTTGCAGAAGAAAATAACGTCGATGCGGAAGCGTTCGTTGAGTTACCAATCGAGTTCACTAACATCACAGAGCGTATCCGGTTCGGTTTAGAAGGTGGTGTCGATCACGGCCACATTGACAGCGGCACCATTGTCCTTTGTGCGATGAACCTCTTCGATGATAGTGTGGATTCGTTAGTGCGTGTTCGTGCTGGTGAATTTACGCATACTGGAATTTATGATCTCTTCGTTAATTCCCGCGCTGAATCATCAGTCATCCGTAACGTACTCGAAGTCGTGATTGGGCTTGGAAAGAAGGGACAAAAAGGCAAACCAGTTGGAGCATTGTTTGTTGTCGGTGATGCGGGGAAAGTGATGAACAAATCCCGATCGCTGTCGTATAACCCATTCGAGAAATCACACGTTCATGTTGGGGATCCAATTGTTGATGTGATGTTAAAAGAGTTCTCTCGGCTCGACGGTGCATTCGTCATTTCTGATGCGGGTAAAATTGTCTCTGCGTACCGCTATCTCGAACCGTCGGCAGAGGGCGTTGACATCCCGAAAGGTCTCGGGACGCGCCATATGGCTGCAGGGGCGATCACGCGCGATACGAACGCCATCGCCATCGTCTTATCCGAGAGTGACGGACTAGTGCGAGCGTTCTCCGGTGGAGAGTTAATCTTTGAACTCGACCCGGAGGCATACTGA
- a CDS encoding mechanosensitive ion channel domain-containing protein — MAQSGPFVGNVLNELSTSVIPVVVLITGLLVGIIAGRLSRRLLTAAGIPGAVEGTTFERTVNRLGTSTAGLLSGFITLFVIALTVGLALSIEGVLDTRFYLQQLPTYLLRVFVAALVLIIGLIIGDKAEVEIRERFQDVKLSEMSLLPRLAKHSIIFVASLIALAQLKVETGPLLVLFGGYVFAVVVFSGLAFKDLLAAGAAGLYLILSQPYSIGDTIDVDGNRGIVQEVGVFVTHIENDDEEFILPNHLVLRSGVIRIRS; from the coding sequence ATGGCACAGTCAGGTCCATTTGTCGGCAACGTACTGAACGAACTATCGACTTCGGTCATTCCGGTTGTAGTGCTTATTACCGGCCTGCTGGTCGGTATCATCGCCGGTCGGTTGAGCCGCCGCCTTCTCACAGCGGCCGGGATTCCCGGAGCGGTCGAAGGAACGACGTTCGAGCGGACGGTCAATCGTCTTGGCACATCGACGGCCGGTCTCCTCTCGGGATTCATCACTCTCTTCGTCATCGCACTCACGGTTGGACTGGCGTTGAGCATCGAGGGTGTCCTCGACACGAGATTCTACCTCCAACAGCTTCCGACATACCTGTTACGGGTGTTTGTCGCTGCGCTGGTGCTCATCATCGGACTGATCATTGGTGACAAAGCTGAGGTCGAGATCCGTGAACGGTTCCAAGATGTCAAGCTATCCGAGATGAGTCTGCTTCCTCGTCTGGCCAAGCACAGCATTATCTTTGTTGCTTCACTCATCGCACTCGCACAGCTCAAAGTGGAAACCGGGCCGCTCCTCGTTCTCTTCGGTGGATACGTCTTCGCTGTCGTCGTTTTCTCGGGTCTTGCGTTCAAGGATCTCCTCGCTGCGGGTGCTGCGGGACTGTATCTCATCCTCTCACAGCCCTACTCGATCGGAGATACCATCGATGTCGACGGCAATCGGGGTATCGTTCAGGAAGTTGGTGTGTTCGTCACTCACATCGAAAACGATGATGAGGAGTTCATCCTCCCCAATCATCTCGTGCTCCGTTCGGGCGTCATCCGTATTAGATCGTGA
- a CDS encoding adenylosuccinate synthase, translating into MNATVIGAQLGDEGKGSVVDLFGETVDVVVRYQGGTNAGHTVVHHGEEYKLRLIPSGVIRGKTGVLGNGCVVDLEILFDEISELRRRGLDPDVRVSDRAHVVLPYHRVLDRAEEAAKNDDSLAVGTTGNGIGPAYEDKAGRRGIRIGDVLNESALRRRLQYTVRKKRRLAQAVFGIDTGAEFDTEHLIDTLRDFGERLEREEMVVDTGTYLTEKDRDGATILFESAQGTHIDVEHGNYPFVTSSNPTVGGAITGTGVSPTLVTDGRIIGVVKAYLSRVGKGPLPTELDDESASEVREKVGGFGTVTGRPRRIGWLDLPMLRHAARVNGFTGIVLNHVDALGGLNELRVCETYKLDGETVTGLPSTTDAWARCTPEYRTFDSWPDQDWSKLQNEGYDSLPESARTYIEYVSAELGLPVYAVGIGPARTETIVLQHPLDS; encoded by the coding sequence GTGAACGCAACTGTCATCGGAGCGCAACTGGGCGACGAAGGGAAAGGCAGCGTTGTCGATCTGTTCGGTGAAACTGTGGACGTGGTCGTTCGGTATCAGGGCGGCACCAATGCCGGCCATACGGTTGTCCACCACGGTGAAGAGTACAAACTCAGACTCATCCCCAGTGGAGTCATTCGAGGAAAGACCGGTGTGCTTGGAAATGGCTGTGTGGTCGACTTAGAAATACTGTTTGACGAGATTTCGGAGCTTCGCAGACGAGGACTGGATCCTGATGTGCGTGTTTCCGATCGCGCTCACGTTGTTCTCCCGTATCATCGAGTGCTAGACCGGGCTGAGGAAGCCGCGAAAAACGACGACAGTCTGGCGGTTGGAACAACTGGCAACGGAATCGGACCCGCTTACGAAGACAAAGCTGGTCGCCGCGGAATTCGCATCGGGGACGTGCTGAACGAGTCGGCGCTTCGTCGTCGCCTCCAATACACCGTTCGGAAAAAGCGACGACTCGCCCAAGCGGTGTTCGGCATCGATACAGGAGCCGAATTCGACACAGAGCACCTCATCGATACACTCCGAGACTTTGGCGAGCGACTCGAACGCGAGGAGATGGTCGTCGATACGGGGACGTATCTCACTGAGAAAGACCGCGATGGAGCGACCATTCTGTTTGAGAGCGCCCAAGGGACGCATATCGACGTTGAGCACGGGAACTATCCATTCGTTACGTCGTCGAATCCGACCGTTGGGGGTGCCATAACCGGGACGGGAGTCAGCCCAACGCTTGTCACAGATGGTCGAATCATTGGGGTGGTGAAGGCCTATCTCTCACGAGTCGGCAAAGGACCCCTCCCGACCGAACTGGACGATGAATCTGCATCGGAGGTTCGGGAAAAAGTCGGAGGGTTCGGTACAGTAACTGGGCGCCCTCGACGAATCGGTTGGCTGGACTTGCCGATGCTCCGGCACGCAGCTCGCGTGAACGGATTTACTGGAATCGTCCTCAATCACGTCGATGCACTCGGGGGGTTGAACGAGCTGCGCGTGTGTGAAACCTACAAACTCGATGGTGAGACGGTGACCGGCCTCCCGTCGACGACGGACGCATGGGCGAGATGTACCCCTGAGTACAGAACCTTCGATAGCTGGCCGGACCAGGACTGGAGCAAGCTGCAAAATGAAGGCTACGACTCGCTCCCCGAATCTGCGCGGACGTATATCGAATACGTGAGCGCAGAACTCGGTCTTCCCGTGTATGCTGTCGGAATTGGACCAGCTCGAACCGAAACGATCGTCTTGCAACACCCGCTTGACTCATAG
- a CDS encoding helix-turn-helix domain-containing protein has product MSESLDQDAAFSLLADDTRVRIIQELGRATASPETGIPELAYADLKSRVDIRDSGRFNYHLKKLVGNYVAKGSDGYRLRWPGMVLYRTLVAGLLTDHTDPAIDRFSVGTDCHRCGDPIEAHLYETLFRVRCDSCDSNYTDIYFPSHGLNDRNEEELLQAVHRRSRMIRDSMASGQCPWCASEVTAEVHAGDDSLPSLHDTRDLTAYAVYHCTDCTGFQYMPISQILLYHPITISFYYSHGEDLTAIPEWTLSWAVTDTMTTVLDTDPWRFSVQIELGDETLTVEIDGDLTITETAITP; this is encoded by the coding sequence ATGTCTGAATCACTCGATCAAGACGCTGCCTTTTCGTTACTCGCTGATGACACCCGTGTCCGGATTATTCAGGAACTGGGGCGTGCAACTGCTTCGCCCGAAACGGGGATTCCGGAACTCGCCTACGCTGATCTCAAATCCCGTGTCGACATCCGAGATTCTGGCCGCTTCAACTACCACCTGAAGAAATTGGTGGGGAACTACGTTGCCAAGGGATCTGATGGGTATCGGCTTCGATGGCCGGGGATGGTTCTCTATCGGACGCTCGTTGCGGGACTGCTCACCGACCATACCGACCCAGCAATCGATCGATTTTCCGTCGGAACAGATTGTCACCGATGTGGCGATCCCATCGAAGCGCATCTTTACGAGACGCTCTTTCGGGTTCGCTGTGACTCCTGTGATTCAAATTATACAGATATCTACTTCCCATCCCACGGGCTGAACGACCGGAACGAGGAAGAACTGCTACAGGCAGTACATCGACGCAGCAGGATGATTCGGGATTCTATGGCCTCCGGTCAGTGTCCATGGTGTGCCAGTGAGGTGACTGCTGAAGTACACGCTGGTGATGACTCACTTCCCTCTCTTCACGATACTCGAGATCTCACTGCCTACGCTGTCTATCACTGTACCGATTGTACTGGGTTTCAGTACATGCCGATCTCTCAGATTCTGCTCTATCATCCGATCACTATCTCCTTTTATTATAGCCACGGAGAAGACCTTACAGCAATCCCGGAATGGACTCTCTCGTGGGCTGTCACTGATACGATGACGACCGTCCTCGACACTGACCCGTGGCGATTCTCGGTTCAGATCGAACTTGGTGATGAGACACTCACTGTCGAGATCGACGGAGACCTCACAATCACCGAGACAGCTATCACGCCCTGA
- a CDS encoding DapH/DapD/GlmU-related protein: protein MPDDSSTTRHDRLARHVTSGAFNSLRHWTSAKNPLRVVLNYVVILLVRHSPSLRLKNYLLRAIGVTVGRGVSWGLESTPDVFWPELVTVEDDAIIGYDATLLCHEFLQDEYRTGEVVVGERAMIGAGAIVLPGVRIGAGAKVAANSLVAKDVPPGATVAGVPAEEHTQLG from the coding sequence ATGCCAGACGATTCCAGCACCACCCGACACGATCGACTCGCCCGACACGTGACATCCGGAGCTTTCAACTCGCTCCGACACTGGACGAGCGCAAAAAATCCCCTACGCGTCGTGCTCAACTACGTCGTCATCCTCCTCGTACGCCACTCACCGAGCTTACGACTGAAGAATTATCTTCTCCGGGCAATCGGTGTGACCGTCGGGCGCGGCGTTTCGTGGGGACTCGAATCGACGCCGGACGTGTTCTGGCCCGAACTAGTCACAGTCGAAGATGATGCGATTATCGGATACGACGCTACCCTCCTTTGTCACGAATTCTTACAGGACGAGTACCGAACTGGCGAGGTTGTCGTTGGTGAGCGGGCGATGATTGGTGCCGGAGCTATTGTTCTCCCCGGCGTGCGGATCGGAGCTGGCGCGAAAGTGGCCGCCAATTCGCTCGTAGCGAAAGACGTGCCACCGGGAGCGACGGTCGCAGGCGTGCCCGCAGAAGAACACACACAACTCGGGTAA
- the purD gene encoding phosphoribosylamine--glycine ligase, with product MGETVLLVGGGGREHAIARALADSEASLYACASNRNPGIAQLAEGFETLDETHPTAVVTYATEIEATLAVIGPEAPLAAGVADALDEVGVYAFGPQESEARIETDKAFQRRFMAQHDIPGCPDFATFDQMEAACEYIDASDSHLAVKPAGLTGGKGVRVTGDQITKDEAKTYLRESEYDRVVLEERLVGEEFTVQAFVANGEYRVSPAVQDHKRAYEGDEGPNTGGMGSYSAAGDNLPFMTEADYEDAVSVIDAVVETLDGYKGALYGQFMLTADGVSVVEFNARFGDPEAMNILPILETPLLDMLCAARDDEPLPELEFTQQATVCKYAVPAGYPTDPKAGTIVEIDEESAGDALLFYASVDEREDGIYTTTSRSFAVVGLADTIETAEQIAEDALAADESGLHIRHDIGTPELVQQRIDHMNELRG from the coding sequence ATGGGAGAGACCGTTTTACTCGTTGGTGGTGGTGGGCGGGAACACGCAATTGCCCGCGCGCTGGCTGATTCCGAAGCATCGCTGTATGCCTGCGCGTCGAATCGCAATCCCGGTATTGCCCAGCTCGCGGAGGGATTCGAAACGCTCGATGAAACACATCCGACCGCGGTCGTCACATACGCGACAGAGATTGAGGCGACCCTCGCCGTCATCGGACCAGAGGCACCACTCGCCGCCGGTGTGGCGGATGCGCTCGATGAGGTTGGTGTGTACGCGTTCGGTCCACAAGAGAGCGAGGCGCGCATCGAGACGGACAAGGCGTTTCAGCGCCGGTTCATGGCCCAGCACGACATCCCCGGCTGTCCCGACTTTGCGACGTTCGATCAAATGGAGGCCGCCTGTGAGTATATCGATGCATCTGATTCACATCTCGCAGTCAAGCCCGCGGGGCTCACCGGTGGAAAAGGTGTCCGAGTGACTGGCGATCAGATCACGAAAGACGAAGCGAAAACATACCTCCGCGAGTCCGAGTACGATCGCGTGGTGCTTGAGGAGCGACTCGTTGGTGAGGAGTTCACTGTGCAAGCGTTCGTTGCGAACGGTGAGTACCGAGTCTCACCCGCCGTTCAAGACCACAAGCGCGCCTACGAAGGAGACGAGGGACCGAACACCGGTGGGATGGGAAGCTATTCTGCAGCAGGGGACAACCTCCCGTTTATGACCGAAGCGGATTATGAAGACGCCGTTTCGGTCATCGATGCGGTCGTCGAGACACTCGATGGCTACAAAGGTGCGCTCTACGGGCAGTTCATGCTCACCGCTGACGGTGTTTCAGTCGTCGAGTTCAACGCTCGCTTTGGCGACCCTGAAGCAATGAACATCCTACCAATCCTCGAAACACCTCTCCTCGATATGCTGTGTGCCGCCCGCGACGACGAGCCACTTCCGGAGCTCGAATTCACACAGCAGGCAACCGTCTGTAAGTACGCTGTTCCGGCAGGCTACCCGACAGACCCGAAAGCAGGGACGATCGTCGAAATCGACGAGGAAAGCGCGGGCGATGCCCTGCTCTTCTATGCCAGCGTCGACGAACGCGAAGACGGAATTTACACCACCACATCGCGCTCATTCGCCGTCGTCGGACTCGCCGACACCATCGAAACCGCAGAGCAGATCGCAGAAGACGCGCTCGCTGCCGACGAGAGTGGACTTCACATCCGACACGACATCGGAACCCCCGAACTCGTCCAACAGCGGATCGACCACATGAACGAACTACGCGGATAG